In the Fuerstiella sp. genome, GGAATTCGGTCTGCACATTTGCGCCTGTCTGGGGCTGCTGAGGCCGGATCAGGCCATGCGGCTCAAACAGGCGGGTGTTGATCGCGTGAACCACAATCTGAACACCAGCCAGAGTTTTCACGACAACATTGTGTCAACTCACTCGTTTCAGGATCGACTCGATACCCTGCAGGCGTGTCGTGATGTCGGGCTGGAACTGTGCGCCGGGATGATTGTTGGGATGGGTGAAACGCGGGAAGATGTTGTTGATGTTGCGATCAAGCTTGCCGGCATGGGAGTCGAATCGATTCCTATCAATTTTCTGTATCCGGTTGACGGGACACCGCTGGAGGGGCAGGAAAATCTGGACGCTCGATACTGTCTCAAGGTTCTGGCCATGTTCCGCTTGACGAATCCCGATACCGAAATTCGCGTCGCCGGAGGTCGGGAACGAAATTTGCGGTCAATGCAGGCGATGGGACTGTATGCCGCTAATTCGATGTTCGTCAGTGACTACCTGACCACCGCCGGGCAAACGGCTGAAGATGACTTTCGTATGATTCAGGATCTTGGGTTCGAAATCACTGCTGGTGATTATGAGTCAGCACAGCTGATGGAACGGCTGGGAAAAACCGCCGGTGATCGCAATACCGACGAGATTCATGATCCTCGTTGAATCCCAGGGAAAGACTCATGTTCTTTTGCAGCTTTAGAACTGGAGTGTCACTGAATCAGTTGTGACACGGTAGGTGATCTGCAAATCCAAAGTTGCACGACTTCATTCCGGAACCGTTTCACTGATGCAAGCCGTTACCTTTGATTCTCCAGGCGAACCTCACGAGGTTCTTGGCTGCGGCGACGCCAAACTGCGGTCAACTGGGCACGGTGAAGTGCGTGTTCGCATGATTGCCAGCCCGATCAATCCGTCGGACATGATGTTTGTGCGCGGCATTTACGGCGTCAGGCCGGAATGTCCGCAGTCTCCCGGCTTCGAGGGTGTTGGTGTCGTGGAAGCATCCGGCGGAGGAGTGAGAGGCAGGCTGTTTCAGGGCAAACGTGTGGTCGTCATGAATTCGGCCGGAGGCAACTGGGCCGAACAGGCTGTGGTGCCCGCAACCCAGATCATTCCGATCCCCGGCGGTCTCTCGGATGATCAGGCTGCGACGTTTTTCGTTAACCCGGCAACGGCATGGATCATGACGCAGGAAGTTCTCAAAGTTCCAAAGGATGCATGGTTACTTCAGACGGCTGCCGGTTCCGCTTTGGGACACATGATTGTGAGGCTTGGCCAACACTGTAAATTCAGAACCTTGTGTGTCGTCCGTCGATCGGCCAGTCGTGAATCACTCACTCGAGCCGGCGCAGACGCTGTCGTGGTATTCGATCCCGCCACAGATCCGCCGGAGGCACTTTATGAACGTGTCCGTGCTGTTACAGG is a window encoding:
- the bioB gene encoding biotin synthase BioB, with amino-acid sequence MSIENILSCEFSWLSMTDAVLSGESLSRESALQILEADDDQLLSILDAAYRVRRHYFGKSVQLYYLKNAKSGLCPEDCTYCSQSKDSTAPIDKYVMLNAEKLIEGARQAYESNARTYCIVASGRGPSEREVDHVCSVVKDIKQEFGLHICACLGLLRPDQAMRLKQAGVDRVNHNLNTSQSFHDNIVSTHSFQDRLDTLQACRDVGLELCAGMIVGMGETREDVVDVAIKLAGMGVESIPINFLYPVDGTPLEGQENLDARYCLKVLAMFRLTNPDTEIRVAGGRERNLRSMQAMGLYAANSMFVSDYLTTAGQTAEDDFRMIQDLGFEITAGDYESAQLMERLGKTAGDRNTDEIHDPR
- a CDS encoding zinc-dependent alcohol dehydrogenase family protein, producing the protein MQAVTFDSPGEPHEVLGCGDAKLRSTGHGEVRVRMIASPINPSDMMFVRGIYGVRPECPQSPGFEGVGVVEASGGGVRGRLFQGKRVVVMNSAGGNWAEQAVVPATQIIPIPGGLSDDQAATFFVNPATAWIMTQEVLKVPKDAWLLQTAAGSALGHMIVRLGQHCKFRTLCVVRRSASRESLTRAGADAVVVFDPATDPPEALYERVRAVTGADDLRYAVDPVGGRTASAVVTCLGERGKMLLFGTLSGQPVEFAPRSLMEADASVSGFWLGNFMARQGLLFKLKLVRKISGLIQSGILATEIAHHYSLNQITEAVRGSEDQNVTGKIVLRCS